Below is a window of Lacrimispora xylanolytica DNA.
GGTATTTTCCCCTAGCCTGTACGTCGATGAATAAGTAGACCTCCTGATTTTTCTCTACGGCTGCCCACACATCCTTTGGATTGCAGCTATATGGGTAAAAGGAGCCAGCTGCAAGCATACAGCCCATTTGTATCTCCGGATTAATGCTTTTTGCCAGCTTTGTTGCCAATGCACTGGCAACCAGCTGATGGTGGGCCGCCTGATGTACGATCTGATCCGGATTTTCCTGGTCTTTTATCACCATACCACCGCCAAAGAATGGAATGTGGGTAATCATATTGATTTCGTTAAAGGTGATCCAGTACTTTACTTTATCCCCATACCGTTTAAACAGTACTTCACAGTAGTTTAAATAGAACTCAATCAGTCTGCGGTCAGACCAGCCACCATATTTCCTGGTCAGAGCAAGAGGGGTATCAAAATGACAGATGGTGACCACCGGCTCCATGCCATACTTACGGCACTCGTCAAATAAATGATCGTAAAAGGCCAGACCTGCCTCATTGGGAGAGGGGTCATCTCCGTTGGGGAAAATTCTTGCCCAGCTGATGGAGGTACGAAAGGCCTGAAAGCCCATCTCAGCAAGCAGAGCCAAATCCTCTTTGTATCTGTGATAAAAATCAATGGATTGGTGGCTGGGATAATAGCCATAATCTTTTTCCAGTGCAATTTCCGGGTGATACATGGCTTCTTTTCTTCCATACTGCACGGAAGGAAGAATATCCATAGGGGATAATCCTTTCCCGTCCTCCAAATACGCACCTTCGCACTGGTTTGCAGCCATGGCTCCGCCCCATAAAAAATCTTTTCTCATGTTAAAACAACTCCTTAAAGAATGGTCAGCAGTTCCTGTCCCATTTCCACATCGCCTTCCTTGCTAGCTAATACCTCCAGATAATTCGAGGTATTGGTCACGATGACTGGAATGATGGTTTCGTATCCGGCTTCTTCAATGGCCTTTTTATCAAATTCCAGGAGCAGATCACCTTTTTTAAAGGTATCTCCATCCTGAACGTGAGGGGTAAAGAATTTCCCTTCCAATTCCACGGTATCAATGCCGATATGAATCAGCAGCTCCACTCCCTCTGTACTCTTTAAGCCGATCACGTGCTTGGTTCTGAAAATGGTCGCGACCTCTCCGTCAAATGGGGCAGCTATTTTACCGTCTACAGATTCCACGGCAATTCCTTTTCCAAGAATTTCTTTTGCAAAGGTCTCATCCTTAACTTTTGATATATCCACCTTTTTTCCATTGACCGGGCTGGAGATAACTATTTTCTTTACCATAGATGCCTTTTCCCCAGCTTCTGTTTCTTTTGTTTCTGTCTTTTCACTAGAATCAGTTGGTTCCTCGAATCCATAGAACCAGGTAGCAGCAAAGGTAACCACAAATCCAATGGCACAAGCGATCAGTGCATG
It encodes the following:
- the ascB gene encoding 6-phospho-beta-glucosidase — protein: MRKDFLWGGAMAANQCEGAYLEDGKGLSPMDILPSVQYGRKEAMYHPEIALEKDYGYYPSHQSIDFYHRYKEDLALLAEMGFQAFRTSISWARIFPNGDDPSPNEAGLAFYDHLFDECRKYGMEPVVTICHFDTPLALTRKYGGWSDRRLIEFYLNYCEVLFKRYGDKVKYWITFNEINMITHIPFFGGGMVIKDQENPDQIVHQAAHHQLVASALATKLAKSINPEIQMGCMLAAGSFYPYSCNPKDVWAAVEKNQEVYLFIDVQARGKYPSYAKKMWTEKNIELQMEAEDEEILRQNTVDYLAFSYYSTRLAGVSPEISGRVADGNAITTLRNPHLGITPWGRQIDPLGLRTTMNELYDRYQIPLFVVENGLGAEDVLEEDGSIADDYRIEYMEQHIEAMKEAINDGVDCLGYLSWGCIDLVSAGTGEMEKRYGFIYVDKDNEGNGTLERKKKKSFHWYKDFIKRNIE